A region of Flocculibacter collagenilyticus DNA encodes the following proteins:
- a CDS encoding alkene reductase, producing MSSLTRTNEKQPLFSPINLGGISLNNRIIMAPLARSRADDKHLPNNLMQTYYQQRATAGLIITEATMVQQGHSAFINEPGIYSDEQIVGWRKITDAVHKEGGKIVMQLWHGGRTCHPLLNDGKAPVAPSAIPITNEKARTPFGEQEYTTPRALTVEEILEVESSFEQAAINAKLAGFDGVEVHAANGYLLDTFLRDGSNKRNDLYGGSIENRARIVTNILDKVISIWGSDKVGIRLSPSNSFNSMHDSDPLALTVWLAKKLSKYNLAYLHLMRSDFLSLETADILTAALEHYSGNLISNMGYDYSEANKSIIEGGVDAISFGRPFIANPDLVARFKTSAPLNVLNENTIYTAGPEGYVDYPTMA from the coding sequence ATGTCATCCCTCACTAGAACTAACGAAAAACAGCCTCTTTTTTCACCTATCAATTTAGGAGGTATTTCGCTTAATAACCGCATAATTATGGCGCCATTAGCCCGTTCGCGAGCGGACGACAAACATCTACCAAATAATTTAATGCAGACGTATTATCAGCAAAGAGCGACAGCTGGGTTGATCATCACAGAAGCGACAATGGTACAACAAGGCCACTCTGCATTCATCAATGAACCGGGTATTTACTCAGATGAACAAATCGTAGGTTGGAGAAAAATCACTGATGCTGTTCATAAAGAAGGTGGCAAAATTGTTATGCAATTATGGCACGGTGGCAGAACATGCCATCCCTTACTTAACGATGGAAAAGCTCCCGTCGCACCTAGTGCAATCCCAATTACCAATGAGAAAGCCAGAACACCGTTTGGTGAACAAGAGTACACGACCCCACGAGCACTCACTGTTGAAGAGATTTTGGAGGTAGAGTCTAGTTTTGAACAAGCAGCAATTAATGCAAAACTCGCAGGGTTCGACGGCGTGGAAGTTCATGCGGCGAACGGCTATCTGCTTGACACCTTCTTAAGAGATGGCAGTAATAAACGCAACGATTTATATGGTGGAAGTATTGAAAACAGGGCGCGCATCGTAACCAACATTTTAGATAAAGTTATCTCGATATGGGGTAGTGACAAAGTCGGTATTCGTTTATCACCGAGCAATAGCTTCAATAGTATGCATGACAGTGACCCACTAGCATTAACGGTTTGGCTCGCTAAAAAGCTAAGCAAATACAATCTGGCTTATTTACACTTAATGCGAAGCGATTTTTTATCACTTGAAACGGCAGATATATTAACCGCGGCGCTAGAGCACTATTCAGGCAACCTTATTTCAAATATGGGTTATGACTATTCTGAAGCGAATAAGTCAATAATAGAAGGTGGAGTAGATGCAATATCATTCGGTAGGCCATTTATTGCAAACCCAGATTTGGTGGCACGCTTTAAAACAAGCGCACCGTTAAATGTATTAAATGAAAACACTATTTATACCGCTGGCCCTGAAGGTTATGTCGATTATCCCACAATGGCCTAG
- a CDS encoding 6-pyruvoyl trahydropterin synthase family protein has translation MILFVEDLTVIDFSYLCQQRGMLGESWIVDIELEGGLDEQNMVLDFGKVKKQIKNVIDDTVDHKLAIPTQYAGFELINNGQMQQVYFESQKHGMIGLSCPKDAYALIDVPVISKDTIIDYLKTVLEPILPSNVKKLTLNLREEVINGFHYQYSHGLKKHDGNCQRIAHGHRSKIMIFENSLLSPRLNKYWANRWEDIYLGSEEDLVAESESALDLAKFSNTVHCFKYNAMQGEFELVIAKEHCEITDCDTTVECLAQYIANDLKQQDPESDYKVRAFEGVGKGAIAYA, from the coding sequence ATGATTTTGTTTGTTGAAGATTTAACTGTCATCGATTTTTCTTATTTATGCCAGCAACGCGGTATGTTAGGTGAAAGTTGGATTGTTGATATTGAACTTGAAGGTGGCTTAGACGAGCAAAACATGGTGCTCGATTTTGGTAAAGTAAAAAAACAAATTAAAAATGTGATTGATGATACGGTTGATCATAAGCTCGCAATTCCTACTCAGTATGCTGGCTTTGAGCTGATAAATAACGGCCAAATGCAACAAGTTTATTTTGAATCACAAAAACATGGCATGATTGGACTAAGCTGTCCAAAAGATGCTTACGCGCTAATTGATGTGCCTGTTATTTCTAAAGACACCATCATTGATTACTTAAAAACTGTGCTTGAGCCTATTCTCCCTAGTAACGTGAAAAAGCTAACGCTTAACCTGCGTGAAGAAGTGATTAACGGATTTCATTATCAGTACAGCCATGGTTTAAAGAAACACGATGGTAATTGCCAGCGTATTGCGCATGGTCATCGTTCAAAAATTATGATTTTTGAAAATAGCTTGTTGTCTCCACGACTTAATAAATATTGGGCTAACCGTTGGGAAGATATTTATTTAGGTTCAGAAGAAGATTTGGTGGCAGAAAGTGAAAGTGCTTTAGATTTAGCTAAGTTTAGCAACACTGTGCATTGCTTTAAATATAATGCCATGCAAGGTGAATTTGAGTTAGTTATTGCAAAAGAGCACTGCGAAATTACTGACTGCGATACTACTGTTGAGTGTTTAGCACAATACATAGCAAACGACCTAAAACAACAAGATCCTGAAAGTGATTATAAAGTTAGGGCTTTTGAAGGGGTAGGTAAAGGTGCGATTGCTTATGCTTAA
- a CDS encoding pre-peptidase C-terminal domain-containing protein yields MKKVKLSLLSAALLALGLPAHAATDLFAGEASSAQLKNSLIKKDFIESVSNFNLNKGALDSSTAALDIQLNQKLKIKFTKTKTSKSKSGSFIWQGTALENASLGSRISDVLKRQQNSAILVENNGKITGTVRYDGKLYRIRPTENNIHRVEEINESKMPQDHHDGYVDPDSRPLSKNLPDVSTQANPVINVLVAYTSSAASQSGGINALIDLAITETNNGYSTSGVNASVALVHSYQVNYSEASNSATDLSRLAGTSDGYMDEVHSLRDQYGADMVVLVNDVNGYCGQADAIYANASSAFAIVDYDCATGYYSFGHELGHLQGARHDPANDPTSSPFAYGHGYQDPNQQWRTVMAYNCSSGCTRQLFWSNPNRTHQGRATGTASSSDNTRVLNNTAAEMAAFRGGVVVGNKLENGVPVNNLSASKGSTIKYELDVPSTATSVQFNSSGGSGDMDMYVKFGSQPTTSNYDCRSWTNGNSESCSFSSAQNGTYYVLLNAYSTFSGVSLTGAYTEGSSGSSGSETNLSASQNNWSRYTIDVPAGSSKLEVTITGGSGDADLYLNRSSAPTTSSGTYVCRPWKSGNEETCTINNPAAGTWHVGVHAYSTYSGVTSNWSY; encoded by the coding sequence ATGAAAAAAGTAAAACTTAGTCTTTTAAGTGCTGCATTACTTGCATTAGGTTTGCCTGCTCATGCAGCAACAGACCTATTTGCAGGTGAAGCATCAAGTGCACAATTAAAGAATAGTCTTATAAAAAAAGACTTTATTGAATCCGTTAGTAATTTTAATTTGAATAAAGGTGCGCTGGATTCATCCACAGCAGCACTAGACATTCAGCTTAACCAAAAGCTTAAAATTAAGTTCACTAAAACAAAAACGAGTAAAAGTAAGTCTGGTTCATTTATTTGGCAAGGCACTGCTTTAGAGAATGCTTCTTTAGGTAGCAGAATATCTGATGTGCTTAAACGCCAACAGAACTCGGCAATTTTAGTTGAAAACAACGGGAAAATTACGGGTACTGTACGTTACGATGGAAAACTTTACCGTATTCGCCCTACAGAAAATAACATTCATCGTGTAGAAGAAATTAACGAATCTAAAATGCCGCAAGATCACCATGACGGTTATGTAGATCCTGACAGTCGTCCACTAAGTAAAAACCTACCCGATGTTTCTACACAAGCAAACCCTGTTATTAACGTATTAGTGGCTTACACCTCATCAGCTGCAAGTCAGTCAGGCGGCATTAACGCATTAATTGACTTAGCGATTACCGAAACAAACAATGGTTATTCTACCAGCGGTGTTAATGCTAGTGTAGCACTAGTACATTCATATCAAGTGAACTATAGCGAAGCAAGCAATTCAGCAACCGATCTTAGCCGCTTAGCAGGCACCAGTGATGGTTACATGGATGAAGTGCACTCACTGCGCGATCAATACGGCGCTGACATGGTGGTGTTAGTAAACGACGTAAATGGTTATTGCGGTCAAGCTGATGCTATTTACGCAAACGCAAGCAGCGCCTTTGCAATTGTGGATTACGACTGTGCAACTGGTTACTACTCGTTTGGTCACGAATTAGGCCACCTTCAAGGTGCGCGTCACGACCCAGCAAACGATCCTACGTCATCTCCTTTTGCCTATGGTCATGGCTACCAAGACCCTAATCAGCAGTGGCGTACGGTAATGGCATATAACTGTAGTTCTGGTTGTACTCGCCAATTATTTTGGTCAAATCCTAATAGAACGCATCAAGGCAGAGCGACAGGTACAGCGTCAAGCAGCGACAACACTCGCGTACTAAACAATACAGCAGCAGAAATGGCAGCTTTTAGAGGCGGCGTTGTTGTTGGAAATAAGCTTGAAAACGGCGTTCCTGTTAATAACCTTTCAGCAAGCAAAGGTAGCACAATAAAGTATGAGCTAGATGTACCGTCTACAGCAACCAGTGTGCAATTTAACTCTTCTGGTGGCTCTGGCGATATGGACATGTATGTTAAATTTGGCTCACAACCTACCACCTCTAATTACGACTGTCGTTCATGGACAAATGGCAACTCTGAAAGCTGTTCATTTTCTTCGGCACAAAATGGCACATACTATGTGTTACTTAACGCTTACTCTACATTTAGTGGTGTTAGCTTAACAGGTGCTTATACAGAAGGATCGTCTGGCAGTTCTGGCAGCGAAACTAACCTTTCGGCAAGTCAGAACAATTGGAGCCGATATACTATTGATGTTCCAGCAGGGTCAAGCAAGCTTGAAGTAACCATTACTGGCGGTAGCGGTGACGCAGATTTATACTTAAACCGTTCTTCTGCACCTACCACGTCGTCTGGTACTTATGTTTGTCGCCCATGGAAAAGTGGCAATGAAGAAACCTGTACCATTAACAACCCAGCCGCAGGTACATGGCATGTTGGGGTTCACGCCTATTCTACTTACTCAGGTGTAACCTCTAATTGGTCTTACTAA
- the rmf gene encoding ribosome modulation factor: MKRQKRDRSERAHSQGYKAGLSGKHKDACPYQNLETRMNWLGGWREANQDRSLGLFK, from the coding sequence ATGAAAAGACAAAAACGTGATCGTTCTGAAAGAGCACATTCTCAAGGATATAAAGCTGGACTCAGTGGTAAGCACAAAGATGCATGCCCATACCAAAACTTAGAAACGCGGATGAATTGGCTAGGAGGTTGGCGAGAAGCTAACCAAGATCGAAGTTTGGGGTTATTCAAATAA
- the fabA gene encoding bifunctional 3-hydroxydecanoyl-ACP dehydratase/trans-2-decenoyl-ACP isomerase — protein sequence MEQKSSYEKEDLIACGNGELFGPGNSRLPSDNMLMMDRIVEISEEGGEFGKGYVIAELDIHPDLWFFDCHFKEDPVMPGCLGLDAMWQLVGFFLGWSGGPGKGRALGVGEVKFTGQILPTAKKVTYKINFKRVIKRKLFMGLADGSVEVDGKEIYVAKDLKVGLFQDTSQF from the coding sequence ATGGAACAAAAAAGCAGTTACGAAAAAGAAGACTTAATCGCTTGTGGTAATGGTGAACTATTTGGACCAGGTAACAGCCGCCTACCATCAGATAATATGCTAATGATGGATCGCATTGTTGAAATTTCTGAAGAAGGTGGTGAATTTGGCAAAGGCTATGTAATTGCTGAATTAGATATTCATCCAGATTTGTGGTTTTTTGACTGCCACTTTAAAGAAGATCCGGTTATGCCAGGCTGCTTGGGTTTAGACGCTATGTGGCAACTCGTTGGTTTTTTTCTTGGTTGGAGTGGCGGGCCTGGCAAAGGCAGAGCATTAGGTGTAGGTGAAGTTAAATTTACTGGTCAAATACTACCTACTGCAAAGAAAGTGACTTATAAAATCAACTTTAAACGTGTTATTAAGCGCAAACTATTTATGGGTTTAGCCGACGGTAGTGTAGAAGTTGACGGCAAAGAAATTTATGTAGCTAAAGATTTAAAGGTTGGCCTTTTCCAAGATACTAGCCAGTTCTAA
- a CDS encoding SDR family oxidoreductase, which translates to MSTQSIALITGSNRGLGLETAKQLSAQGIKVILAGRDTSQLNGIIANWKGENAPEDLVKLDITNQQDIDAVADYIATKYGHLDILVNNAGIVIEGDWVQNNSESVSLDELKTTFDVNLFGQIALTQKLLPLIKKSEQGRIVNVSSILGSLAVNADTNSDWAPVKPFAYNASKAALNLFTITLSQALAGTNIKVNSAHPGWVKTDLGTEHAPMVVEDGAKTIVQLALLDEGASTGGFYHMEESQPW; encoded by the coding sequence ATGTCAACACAATCTATCGCTTTAATTACTGGTTCAAATCGCGGTTTAGGTCTTGAAACAGCTAAACAATTATCTGCTCAAGGTATTAAAGTTATCCTTGCCGGACGCGACACTAGCCAACTAAATGGCATTATTGCTAATTGGAAAGGTGAAAATGCACCTGAAGATTTAGTAAAGCTTGATATTACAAATCAACAAGATATTGATGCTGTAGCAGACTATATTGCAACTAAATACGGCCACTTAGACATTCTTGTTAATAATGCAGGCATTGTTATTGAAGGTGACTGGGTGCAAAACAACAGTGAAAGCGTTTCTTTGGATGAGCTTAAAACAACATTTGACGTAAATTTATTTGGTCAAATTGCCTTAACTCAAAAATTACTGCCACTTATTAAAAAGAGCGAACAAGGCCGCATCGTTAATGTGAGCAGCATACTTGGCTCATTAGCAGTAAATGCCGACACTAACTCTGATTGGGCACCTGTGAAACCGTTTGCATACAATGCTTCAAAAGCTGCACTTAACTTATTTACGATTACGCTTAGCCAAGCATTAGCAGGCACTAATATTAAAGTTAACAGTGCACATCCGGGTTGGGTAAAAACAGACTTAGGTACTGAGCATGCACCTATGGTTGTTGAAGATGGCGCAAAAACCATTGTTCAATTAGCTCTGCTTGATGAAGGTGCGTCAACAGGTGGTTTTTACCACATGGAAGAAAGCCAGCCTTGGTAG
- a CDS encoding LysR family transcriptional regulator, with product MYVREFETIDMRTLLIFVTVCDTLNITKSAESMGLPKSTVSKEISKLEAHLNAQLLERSTRKITVTESGDVACAKARQLLSDFKALKDDIHIMEDQVQGTLRISAPPALGEFISKSVIPQFLAQFPRVTIALKLSYSFEDLFNEGIDLAFRVGQIRDDRLIARQLGESTRVLVASPEYISNHASILDPNDLIHHNCIRFQYNHSDTEWSFVSTEDMRVVSVNGNFFCANVQALKQAAIQAVGIAQLPINNIQDELNSGSLVRILPSWHVPPMAINAVYRLGLNKPKKLQAFLDYLFSNQALFELGV from the coding sequence ATGTATGTTCGTGAATTTGAAACAATAGATATGCGTACACTGCTAATATTCGTGACAGTGTGTGACACACTCAATATTACTAAAAGCGCGGAATCTATGGGGTTACCGAAGTCCACAGTCAGTAAAGAAATTTCAAAACTTGAAGCACATTTGAATGCGCAACTACTTGAGCGGTCAACAAGAAAAATTACAGTAACAGAGTCAGGTGACGTAGCTTGTGCGAAGGCACGGCAGTTGCTTAGTGACTTTAAAGCCCTCAAAGATGATATTCATATTATGGAAGATCAGGTTCAGGGTACTTTGCGCATTTCGGCTCCACCCGCGCTAGGTGAGTTTATTTCTAAGTCAGTTATTCCTCAGTTCTTAGCGCAATTTCCTAGGGTCACCATTGCATTAAAGCTGTCGTATTCATTTGAAGACTTGTTTAATGAAGGTATTGATCTGGCATTTCGTGTAGGACAAATAAGGGATGATAGATTAATCGCTCGTCAGTTAGGTGAGTCAACCAGAGTGTTAGTTGCGAGTCCCGAGTATATTTCAAATCATGCCAGCATTTTGGATCCAAATGATCTAATACACCATAACTGTATTCGTTTTCAATATAATCACTCAGATACCGAATGGAGCTTTGTGAGTACTGAAGATATGAGAGTAGTAAGCGTGAACGGCAACTTTTTTTGCGCGAATGTTCAAGCACTGAAGCAAGCTGCTATTCAGGCTGTTGGGATTGCACAGTTACCCATTAATAATATTCAAGATGAATTGAATAGCGGGAGTTTAGTACGCATTTTGCCAAGTTGGCATGTTCCGCCAATGGCAATTAATGCGGTTTATCGACTAGGGTTGAACAAACCTAAAAAGCTTCAGGCTTTTTTGGATTATTTATTTAGTAATCAAGCGCTGTTTGAGCTAGGGGTTTAA
- the icd gene encoding NADP-dependent isocitrate dehydrogenase, whose protein sequence is MTSKVTIPENGQAITYENGKLNVPNNPIIPYIEGDGIGIDVTPPMIKVVNAAVEKAYGQSKKLEWMEVYAGEKATQHYNSDTWLPDETVELFKKYKVGIKGPLTTPVGGGIRSLNVALRQILDLYVCQRPVQWFTGVPSPVKKPCEVDMVIFRENSEDIYAGIEFQAGTDDAEKVINFLKEEMGINKIRFSENCGIGVKPVSEEGTKRLVRKAIQYAIDNNRESVTFVHKGNIMKYTEGAFKDWGYQLAREEFGADLLDGGPWCSITNPKTGQEIIIKDVIADAMLQQVLLRPAEYSVIATLNLNGDYLSDALAAQVGGIGIAPGANLNDEVAIFEATHGTAPKYAGQNKVNPGSVILSAEMMLRHIGWTEAADLVLNGMSGAISAKTVTYDFERLMEGAKLVTCSQFGDEIIKHMN, encoded by the coding sequence ATGACAAGTAAAGTTACCATTCCTGAAAATGGACAAGCCATTACCTACGAAAACGGCAAACTGAACGTGCCAAACAATCCAATTATTCCTTATATTGAAGGGGATGGAATTGGTATTGATGTAACCCCACCAATGATAAAAGTCGTCAATGCCGCCGTTGAAAAAGCTTATGGCCAAAGCAAAAAGCTTGAATGGATGGAAGTGTATGCTGGTGAAAAAGCCACTCAACACTATAACTCTGACACTTGGCTACCAGACGAAACAGTAGAACTTTTCAAAAAATACAAAGTAGGTATTAAAGGGCCTCTTACCACGCCAGTTGGTGGTGGTATTCGCTCGCTTAACGTTGCATTACGCCAAATTTTAGATCTTTACGTTTGCCAACGTCCAGTGCAATGGTTCACTGGTGTACCGAGTCCCGTTAAAAAGCCATGCGAAGTTGATATGGTGATTTTCAGGGAAAACTCTGAAGATATTTATGCTGGTATTGAGTTTCAAGCGGGCACGGATGACGCTGAAAAAGTGATTAACTTCCTAAAAGAAGAAATGGGCATTAATAAAATCCGTTTTTCTGAAAATTGTGGAATCGGGGTGAAGCCAGTATCAGAAGAAGGAACAAAAAGGTTAGTAAGAAAAGCGATTCAATATGCCATAGACAATAACCGTGAGTCGGTTACCTTTGTTCATAAAGGTAATATTATGAAATACACCGAAGGCGCGTTTAAAGACTGGGGATATCAGCTTGCTCGCGAAGAGTTTGGTGCTGACTTGCTTGATGGTGGGCCATGGTGCTCAATAACCAATCCTAAAACTGGTCAAGAAATTATTATTAAAGATGTGATTGCAGACGCTATGTTGCAACAAGTGCTACTTAGGCCCGCTGAATACAGTGTTATTGCTACATTAAACCTAAATGGTGATTATTTGTCAGATGCGCTTGCCGCTCAGGTCGGTGGGATTGGCATTGCACCAGGTGCTAATTTAAATGATGAAGTAGCAATATTTGAAGCGACGCATGGCACAGCACCTAAATACGCAGGGCAAAACAAAGTAAATCCGGGGTCAGTAATACTGTCGGCTGAAATGATGCTTCGCCATATAGGCTGGACAGAAGCAGCTGACTTAGTACTAAACGGAATGTCGGGCGCGATTAGTGCAAAGACGGTAACTTATGACTTTGAGCGTTTAATGGAAGGCGCTAAATTAGTCACCTGTTCGCAGTTTGGCGACGAAATAATAAAACATATGAACTAA
- a CDS encoding M23 family metallopeptidase gives MLNQPLIHRALWLSIILSLFTFLIKPVFAIELSLSGDYTQGGLIIGKTDEGNTVTFNGQQLQMSAKGDFIFGFGRDDKLEHVLEITNSDKKSVKHMINIAKRDYKIQRIEGVAKKYVSPPPEVLSRIKQDNIQIANARAVRSDRLDFLSPMLKPVKGPISGVYGSQRYFNGEPKRPHYGLDIAAKTGTPVAAPLAGKVTLAHADMYYSGGTIIIDHGLGLTSTYIHLSAVDVMENQEIKQGQVIGKVGATGRVTGPHLDWRFNWLDKRLDPALLMN, from the coding sequence ATGCTTAATCAGCCTTTAATCCATCGTGCATTATGGCTAAGTATAATACTTAGCCTTTTTACATTTTTGATTAAACCCGTATTTGCTATTGAGTTATCGTTATCCGGAGATTACACCCAAGGGGGATTAATCATTGGCAAAACCGACGAAGGTAATACCGTTACATTTAATGGGCAACAATTGCAAATGTCTGCTAAAGGTGATTTTATTTTTGGCTTTGGTCGTGACGATAAGCTAGAGCATGTATTGGAAATTACGAACAGCGATAAAAAATCAGTTAAACATATGATTAATATTGCTAAGCGTGATTATAAAATTCAACGTATCGAAGGGGTTGCAAAAAAATACGTTAGCCCTCCACCAGAAGTACTTAGCAGAATTAAGCAAGACAATATTCAAATAGCCAATGCAAGAGCGGTGAGATCTGACCGGCTTGATTTTTTATCACCCATGTTAAAGCCTGTTAAAGGGCCTATCTCTGGTGTTTATGGAAGCCAGCGGTATTTTAATGGTGAACCTAAGCGCCCGCATTATGGATTAGATATAGCAGCTAAAACGGGCACACCAGTTGCGGCACCATTAGCTGGAAAAGTAACGTTAGCACATGCTGATATGTATTATTCTGGTGGCACTATTATTATCGACCATGGCTTAGGACTAACGTCAACCTACATACACCTGAGTGCGGTTGATGTAATGGAAAACCAAGAAATAAAGCAAGGGCAGGTTATTGGCAAAGTGGGTGCCACAGGCCGTGTTACAGGCCCGCATTTAGATTGGCGTTTTAACTGGTTAGATAAACGGCTCGACCCTGCATTATTAATGAATTAG
- a CDS encoding NADP-dependent isocitrate dehydrogenase — MSTDTSKIIYTITDEAPALATHSFLPIVKAYTSPCGIDVETRDISLAGRIIASFPKYLEKEQRISDDLAELGELAKTPEANIIKLPNISASIPQLIATIKELQAKGYNLPNYPEEPQNEAEESIKRTYDKIKGSAVNPVLREGNSDRRAPVPVKQYARKNPHSMGAWASDSKSHVASMSEGDFYGSEQSHTVAEETQVSIEFTNTAGATKVLKEHLNLQKGEIVDASVMSKSKLVSFLEAQVEDAKKQDVLFSLHMKATMMKVSDPIIFGHAVKVFYKDVFEKHAAVFEQLGVDTNNGIGDVYSKLDRLPEDKKAEIEADLAAVYDARPAMAMVDSDKGITNLHVPSDIIIDASMPAMIRTSGQMWGPDGKQKDTKAVIPDRCYSGVYQATIDFCKKNGAFDPATMGTVPNVGLMAQKAEEYGSHDKTFEMPEAGTIKVINANGDVLLQHDVEQGDIWRMCQVKDAPIQDWVKLAVNRARATGAPAVFWLDENRAHDAQLIAKVNEYLPTHDTDGLDIRIMAPVQATEFSLARMKEGQDTISVTGNVLRDYLTDLFPILELGTSAKMLSIVPLMNGGGLFETGAGGSAPKHVQQFEKENHLRWDSLGEFLALAASLEHYSNVTGNGKAKILADTLDQATAKFLENNKSPSRKVKELDNRGSHFYLAMYWAQALAEQEQDLDLKMNFYSVAKAFAKNEEKIVDELNSAQGIAMDIGGYYKPDNALADAAMRPSQTLNFILSILL; from the coding sequence ATGTCAACTGATACTTCGAAGATCATTTATACCATCACTGATGAAGCGCCTGCGTTGGCGACTCATTCGTTCCTTCCTATTGTAAAAGCATATACATCGCCATGCGGTATTGACGTGGAAACGCGTGATATCTCGTTAGCTGGCCGTATTATTGCGAGCTTTCCTAAGTATTTAGAAAAAGAACAACGCATTAGTGATGATTTAGCTGAGTTAGGTGAATTAGCAAAAACACCTGAAGCGAATATCATTAAATTACCTAACATCAGTGCTTCTATTCCTCAATTAATTGCTACGATTAAAGAGCTTCAAGCAAAAGGTTACAACTTACCTAATTACCCTGAAGAGCCGCAAAACGAAGCGGAAGAATCAATTAAGCGTACGTACGACAAAATTAAAGGTAGTGCAGTAAACCCTGTATTACGTGAAGGTAACTCAGACCGCCGTGCACCAGTACCAGTAAAACAATATGCACGTAAGAATCCGCATTCTATGGGCGCATGGGCGAGTGACTCAAAGTCACACGTTGCGAGTATGTCTGAAGGTGATTTCTACGGTAGTGAACAATCTCACACTGTGGCAGAAGAAACGCAAGTTTCAATTGAATTTACAAACACGGCTGGTGCAACAAAAGTGTTAAAAGAGCACCTTAACCTGCAAAAAGGTGAAATTGTTGATGCATCAGTAATGAGCAAGTCAAAACTTGTGAGCTTTTTAGAAGCGCAAGTTGAAGATGCGAAAAAACAAGATGTGTTATTTTCATTACATATGAAAGCAACAATGATGAAAGTGTCGGATCCTATTATTTTCGGTCACGCTGTTAAGGTGTTCTATAAAGATGTATTTGAAAAACACGCAGCCGTTTTTGAACAACTAGGTGTAGATACTAATAACGGTATTGGTGATGTGTACAGCAAGCTTGACCGTTTACCAGAAGATAAAAAAGCAGAGATTGAAGCTGATTTAGCCGCGGTATACGACGCTCGTCCAGCAATGGCAATGGTGGATTCAGATAAAGGTATTACTAATTTACATGTACCTAGTGACATCATCATTGATGCTTCAATGCCTGCAATGATTAGAACATCTGGTCAAATGTGGGGTCCAGATGGAAAACAAAAAGATACTAAAGCAGTAATTCCAGACCGCTGTTATTCAGGCGTATACCAAGCAACGATCGATTTTTGTAAGAAAAACGGTGCGTTTGATCCTGCAACGATGGGTACAGTACCCAATGTTGGTTTAATGGCGCAAAAAGCAGAAGAGTACGGTTCACACGATAAAACGTTTGAAATGCCTGAAGCGGGCACTATTAAAGTGATCAATGCTAATGGCGACGTATTACTTCAGCACGATGTTGAGCAAGGTGATATTTGGAGAATGTGTCAGGTTAAAGACGCGCCAATTCAAGACTGGGTGAAACTAGCTGTTAATCGTGCTCGTGCGACAGGCGCACCAGCTGTATTCTGGTTAGACGAAAACCGTGCTCATGATGCTCAACTCATTGCTAAAGTTAATGAATACTTACCAACACATGATACAGATGGTTTAGATATTCGTATTATGGCACCTGTTCAAGCGACTGAATTTTCATTAGCGCGTATGAAAGAAGGCCAAGATACGATATCGGTAACGGGTAACGTACTTCGTGACTATTTAACAGATTTATTCCCAATTCTTGAGTTGGGCACAAGTGCTAAAATGCTATCTATTGTTCCACTAATGAATGGCGGTGGTTTGTTTGAGACTGGTGCTGGTGGCTCTGCGCCGAAGCATGTTCAACAGTTTGAAAAAGAAAACCACTTACGTTGGGATTCATTAGGTGAGTTTTTAGCGTTAGCTGCGTCTTTAGAGCATTACAGCAATGTAACAGGTAATGGTAAAGCTAAAATCTTAGCTGACACGCTTGACCAAGCAACGGCTAAGTTCTTAGAAAACAATAAGTCGCCTTCTCGTAAAGTAAAAGAGCTTGATAACCGTGGTAGCCATTTCTACCTAGCAATGTATTGGGCACAAGCACTTGCTGAGCAAGAGCAAGATTTAGACTTAAAAATGAACTTCTATAGTGTTGCTAAAGCATTCGCTAAAAACGAAGAGAAGATTGTTGATGAGTTAAATTCTGCGCAAGGTATTGCAATGGATATTGGTGGTTACTACAAGCCAGACAATGCACTAGCAGATGCTGCGATGCGTCCTAGTCAAACATTGAACTTTATCTTATCAATTCTACTTTAA